From Acanthopagrus latus isolate v.2019 chromosome 22, fAcaLat1.1, whole genome shotgun sequence, the proteins below share one genomic window:
- the mcm3 gene encoding DNA replication licensing factor MCM3, which yields MATDVVDDREMREAQRDYLDFLDDDQDQGVYQSKVRDMISENKARLIVNINDLRRKNEARAAKLMSNAFEELLAFQRALKDLVASVDATYAKQYEEFYVGLEGSFGTKHVTPRTLTSRLLGSMVCVEGIITKCSLVRPKVVRSVHYCPATKKTMERKYTDMTSLDAFPSSAIYPTKDEENNPLETEFGLSVYKDHQTITVQEMPEKAPAGQLPRSVDIILDNDLVDVVKPGDRIQVIGTYRCLPGKKGGFTSGTFRTIMIACHVKQMSKEVSPYFSADDVAKIRNFSKTRSMDVFDQLSRSLAPSIHGHEYIKKAILCMLLGGVEKVLENGSRIRGDINILLIGDPSVAKSQLLRYVLHTAPRAIPTTGRGSSGVGLTAAVTTDQETGERRLEAGAMVLADRGVVCIDEFDKMSDMDRTAIHEVMEQGRVTIAKAGIHARLNARCSVLAAANPVYGRYDQYKTPMENIGLQDSLLSRFDLLFIVLDQMDPEQDREISDHVLRMHRYRDPREQEGAAMALGGTVDILATDDPDAVAEEHEELQIYEKHNNLLHGSKRKKDKIVSKEFMRKYIHIAKAVTPVLTEEAANHIAEEYSRLRSQEQMGADIARTSPVTARTLETLIRLSTAHAKARMSKAIELEDSEVAVELVQFAYFKKVLEKEKKRSRKERDSGSEGEEEESATEPSQKSARKRGRRGSQGSEPYSPYDFSEEQNVPELQAGIPKPSKPRQEEEEEEEAMDATSQAEASDLSAERLKEFKSSLFAVFQSAHAQSVKMNTLMDDINKEREKRFSEPEVRSALRRMQDDNQVMVADDIIFLI from the exons ATGGCAACCGACGTGGTGGATGACCGGGAGATGAGGGAGGCGCAGAGGGACTACCTGGACTTCCTGGACGACGAC CAAGACCAGGGAGTTTACCAGAGCAAAGTCCGGGACATGATCAGCGAGAACAAAGCTCGACTCATCGTCAACATCAACGACCTGAGGAGGAAGAACGAGGCCCGGGCTGccaa ACTGATGAGCAATGCCTTTGAGGAGCTGCTGGCGTTCCAGCGCGCTCTGAAGGACCTGGTGGCCTCGGTGGACGCCACCTACGCCAAGCAGTACGAGGAGTTCTACGTGGGCCTGGAGGGCAGCTTCGGCACCAAGCACGTCACCCCTCGCACCCTGACCTCCCGCCTGCTGGGCAgcatggtgtgtgtggagggcaTCATCACCAAAT GTTCTCTGGTGCGTCCTAAAGTGGTGCGCAGCGTCCACTACTGTCCCGCCACCAAGAAGACGATGGAGAGGAAATACACCGACATGACCTCACTGGATGCTTTTCCCTCCAGCGCCATCTACCCCACCAAG GACGAGGAGAACAACCCTCTGGAGACAGAGTTTGGGCTCTCCGTCTACAAGGACCACCAGACCATTACAGTGCAGGAGATGCCAGAGAAAGCCCCGGCTGGACAGCTGCCTCGCTCTGTGGACATCATCCTGGACAACGACCTGGTGGACGTGGTCAAACCCGGAGACAGAATCCAGGTCATCGGAACGTACCGCTGCCTGCCCGGAAAGAAGGGAGGGTTCACCTCCGGCACGTTCAG AACCATCATGATCGCCTGCCACGTGAAACAGATGAGCAAGGAAGTGTCTCCGTACTTCTCAGCAGATGACGTCGCCAAAATCAGGAACTTCAGCAAGACTCGCTCCATG GATGTGTTCGACCAGCTGTCTCGCTCACTGGCTCCCAGTATCCACGGCCACGAGTACATCAAGAAGGCCATCCTCTGCATGTTGCTGGGCGGCGTGGAGAAGGTTCTGGAGAACGGATCACGTATCAGAGGAGACATCAACATCCTGCTGATCG GCGATCCATCGGTAGCAAAGTCCCAGCTGCTGCGTTACGTGCTCCACACGGCGCCCAGGGCGATCCCCACCACCGGGCGAGGCTCGTCTGGAGTGGGTCTGACTGCTGCCGTCACCACCGACCAGGAGACCG GCGAGCGTCGTCTGGAGGCAGGCGCCATGGTTCTGGCTGACCGCGGCGTGGTGTGCATCGACGAGTTTGACAAAATGTCCGACATGGACCGCACGGCCATCCACGAGGTGATGGAGCAGGGCCGCGTTACCATCGCCAAGGCCGGCATCCACGCCCGCCTCAACGCCCGCTGCTCCGTGCTGGCGGCTGCCAACCCGGTCTACGGCAGG tacGACCAGTATAAAACCCCCATGGAGAACATCGGCCTCCAGGACTCCCTGCTGTCCCGTTTTGACCTCCTGTTTATCGTGCTGGATCAGATGGATCCCGAGCAGGACCGCGAGATCTCGGATCACGTGCTGAGGATGCACCGCTACCGTGACCCCCGTGAGCAGGAGGGAGCAG CCATGGCTCTGGGTGGGACAGTCGACATCCTGGCCACAGACGACCCAGACGCTGTTGCAGAAGAGCACGAGGAGCTGCAGATCTACgagaaacacaacaacctgCTGCATGGAAGCAAGAGAAAGAA gGATAAGATTGTGAGTAAGGAGTTCATGCGGAAGTACATCCACATCGCCAAAGCTGTGACACCCGtgctgacagaggaggcagcCAATCACATCGCAGAAGAGTACTCGAGACTGAGGAGCCAGGAGCAGATGGGTGCTGACATCGCCAGG acctcTCCTGTGACAGCCCGAACGCTGGAGACTCTGATCCGTCTGTCCACGGCACATGCCAAGGCCCGAATGAGCAAAGCCATCGAGCTGGAGGACTCAGAAGTGGCCGTGGAGCTCGTCCAGTTTGCCTACTTTAAAAAG gttctggagaaagagaagaaacgCTCACGAAAAGAGAGGGACTCTGGCTCAGAGGGCGAGGAGGAAGAGTCGGCCACTGAGCCTTCACAGAAGTCTGCGAGGAAGAG ggggcggcGTGGCTCTCAGGGCAGCGAGCCCTACAGCCCGTATGACTTCAGCGAGGAGCAGAACGTCCCCGAGC TTCAGGCTGGCATCCCGAAACCATCCAAGCCacgtcaggaggaggaggaggaggaggaggcgatgGATGCCACGTCACAGGCTGAAGCCTCCGACCTCTCTGCAGAGAG GCTGAAGGAGTTCAAGTCGTCGCTGTTCGCCGTCTTCCAGTCGGCTCACGCTCAGTCGGTGAAGATGAACACTCTGATGGACGACATCAACAAGGAGCGTGAGAAGCGATTCTCAGAGCCGGAGGTCCGGTCCGCTCTGAGGCGCATGCAGGACGACAACCAGGTCATGGTGGCCGACGacatcatcttcctcatctGA
- the paqr8 gene encoding membrane progestin receptor beta: protein MSGDILQRLSPLTLSIKHLVHLPRLTDLIPSSSIPSPSPTVAVSQVPSLFREPYILSGYRPVQQAWHCYLLSLFQRHNESLNVWTHLLAGPVLLLRWWANVGALGYTLDAASLPLTVFLVSALTYLFFSVAAHLLQSRSEHAHYSVFFMDYVGVAVYQYGCSLGHYFYTSEPAWRDSCIGQMFLPGAAFFGWLSCAGCCFAKFRYRRPYPLQRKICQLIPTTLAYVLDISPVAHRLLTVPWTQEPSLPFHALQIVSFLLSALFFSCPIPERFFPGRCDFVGQGHQIFHVFLSLCTMFQLEALFRDYAGRRDTVVEVFGERQLWWACVSFPVLFLCCLLTALFTMTRMKKFLQDKEREE, encoded by the coding sequence ATGTCGGGCGACATTCTGCAGCGTCTCAGCCCTTTGACGCTGAGCATCAAGCACCTGGTCCACCTGCCGCGCCTCACAGACCTCATCCCTTCTTCCTCCATTCCATCCCCCAGCCCAACCGTCGCCGTCTCCCAGGTCCCCAGCCTGTTCCGAGAGCCCTACATCCTGTCGGGCTACCGCCCCGTCCAGCAGGCCTGGCACTGCTACCTCCTCAGCCTCTTCCAGAGACACAATGAATCCCTGAACGTGTGGACTCACCTGTTGGCGGgccctgtgctgctgctccgcTGGTGGGCCAACGTCGGCGCCCTGGGGTACACCTTGGACGCAGCCTCTCTACCTCTGACTGTGTTCCTGGTGTCGGCCCTCACCTATCTGTTCTTCAGCGTGGCGGCTCACCTCCTGCAGTCTCGCTCTGAACATGCACACTACTCCGTCTTCTTCATGGACTACGTGGGCGTGGCCGTGTATCAGTATGGTTGCTCGCTCGGACACTACTTCTACACGTCAGAGCCGGCGTGGAGAGACAGCTGCATCGGGCAGATGTTTCTACCCGGGGCTGCCTTCTTTGGGTGGCTCTCCTGCGCCGGCTGCTGTTTTGCTAAGTTCAGGTATCGGCGGCCTTACCCACTGCAGCGTAAGATCTGCCAGCTGATCCCCACCACGCTGGCGTACGTGCTGGACATCAGCCCCGTTGCCCACCGCCTGCTCACCGTCCCCTGGACACAGGAGCCCTCGCTGCCCTTCCACGCCCTCCAGATCGTCTCTTTCCTGCTGTCGGcgctcttcttctcctgtccCATCCCCGAGCGCTTCTTCCCGGGCCGCTGTGACTTTGTGGGTCAAGGTCACCAGATCTTCCACGTGTTCTTGTCTCTGTGCACCATGTTCCAGCTGGAGGCTCTGTTCAGGGACTACGCCGGGCGGAGGGACACTGTGGTGGAGGTGTTTGGAGAAAGGCAGCTGTGGTGGGCTTGTGTGTCCTTCCCCGTCCTGTTCCTGTGCTGCCTGCTGACGGCGCTCTTCACGATGACGCGCATGAAGAAGTTCCTGcaggataaagagagagaagagtga
- the LOC119012846 gene encoding frizzled-8-like, with product MAPVGMVGMMGWISSPEVGIISLVVFLVLSITLVALCARCHRNTNNAYDVSGSKTDGAGGAGGAGGAGGAGGANGVTGTKTADIDTSISWRSHNNMPASTFDRNRAVTN from the exons ATGGCTCCTGTGGGCATGGTCGGCATGATGGGCTGGATTTCCTCCCCTGAGGTGGGCATCATCTCCCTCGTCGTCTTCCTCGTCCTGAGCATCACTCTCGTGGCCCTTTGTGCCAGGTGTCACAG GAACACGAACAACGCGTACGACGTGAGCGGCTCAAAG ACTgacggagcaggaggagcaggaggagcaggaggagcaggaggtgcaggaggagccAACGGGGTCACTGGCACAAAGACAGCAGACATCG ACACCTCCATCAGTTGGCGGAGCCACAACAACATGCCCGCCAGCACATTCGACCGAAATCGTGCAGTGACCAACTAA
- the znf395b gene encoding zinc finger protein 395b isoform X1: protein MAAMGPEDRAGSEPGGTAVCLSGPRACVSTTTHNGPDGRQQTVVYAGSCVRAHAAFMESGHHKNKTSVHLPQGVQTVGPTMHLGNASATREAPYSFRSPESVEMDEIMAAMVLTSLSCSPVVQSPPQTDPGPAGSSSPADMECGGGELSDSGSSGYWSWDHGNVSPAPSPSVTELDSSPDEGLHMELEQGDELNAKKPKSSFRGVYRCLWPSCGKVLTSSVGMKRHIRVLHLGSGSDQSQREEDFYYTKISCETVDCSSAPAPSQQALGQASSSHLSWASCSSPPASEPQIPPAHRPRSNSSSGPVLSRPSPLSQSAPSSFWQIHTEHLYQACSPVQVSVASRSAGCQAAWTPSTSISNTPMVKPRCRSVSVGEQWLQQNRLQPMSASPSRTHCSFRKGRGEAKKCRKVYGVERKDQWCTACRWKKACQRFPD, encoded by the exons ATGGCAGCTATGGGACCTGAGGACAGAGCTGGATCAGAGCCGGGCGGGACGGCTGTCTGCCTGTCGGGACCGCGGGCCTGCGTCTCTACGACGACGCACAACGGGCCAGACGGGCGGCAGCAGACTGTG GTGTATGCAGGGAGCTGTGTCCGGGCTCACGCAGCATTCATGGAGAGCGGGCATCACAAGAACAAGACGTCAGTTCACCTGCCGCAAGGGGTCCAAACTGTGGGACCCACAATGCACCTCGGCAACGCATCTGCTACCAGAGAGGCACCGTACAG CTTCCGCAGCCCAGAGTCGGTGGAGATGGATGAGATCATGGCAGCCATGGTTCTGACCAGCCTGTCCTGCAGCCCCGTGGTCCAGAGTCCTCCACAAACTGATCCTGGACCAG CCGGCTCGTCGTCACCGGCCGACATGGAGTGTGGCGGCGGCGAGCTGTCCgacagcggcagcagcggctACTGGAGCTGGGACCACGGCAACGTGAGCCCCGCCCCCTCGCCGTCCGTCACTGAGCTGGACAGCAGTCCTGATGAAGGCCTGCACATGGAACTGGAGCAGGGAGACGAGCTTAATGCCAAAAAGCcaaag agctcGTTCAGAGGTGTGTACAGGTGTCTCTGGCCCAGCTGTGGCAAGGTGCTGACGTCCTCCGTTGGAATGAAAAGACACATCCGTGTGCTGCATCTGGG cagcggGTCGGATCAGTCCCAGAGAGAAGAGGACTTCTACTACACCAAGATCTCCTGTGAGACGGTGGACTGCAGCTCCGCTCCAGCTCCCTCCCAGCAGGCTCTGGGCCAGGCCTCGTCCTCTCATCTCAGCTGGGCCTCCTGCAGTTCTCCTCCGGCCTCGGAGCCCCAGATCCCTCCGGCTCACAGGCCCAGGTCCAACTCCAGCTCCGGGCCCGTCCTGAGCAGGCCCAGTCCGCTCAGCCAGTCGGCACCCAGCAGCTTCTGGCAGATCCATACAGAGCACCTCTATCAG GCCTGTAGCCCCGTCCAGGTATCTGTGGCCTCCAGGAGCGCCGGCTGCCAGGCGGCTTGgaccccctccacctccatctctaACACTCCG ATGGTGAAACCTCGCTGCCGGTCCGTCAGTGTGGGTGAACAGTGGCTCCAACAGAACCGGCTACAGCCCATGAGCGCGTCGCCCTCCCGCACTCACTGTTCCTTCAG GAAGGGTCGCGGCGAGGCCAAGAAGTGCCGCAAGGTTTACGGAGTGGAGCGCAAGGATCAGTGGTGCACCGCCTGCCGCTGGAAAAAAGCCTGCCAACGCTTCCCcgactaa
- the znf395b gene encoding zinc finger protein 395b isoform X2, which produces MAAMGPEDRAGSEPGGTAVCLSGPRACVSTTTHNGPDGRQQTVVYAGSCVRAHAAFMESGHHKNKTSVHLPQGVQTVGPTMHLGNASATREAPYSFRSPESVEMDEIMAAMVLTSLSCSPVVQSPPQTDPGPAGSSSPADMECGGGELSDSGSSGYWSWDHGNVSPAPSPSVTELDSSPDEGLHMELEQGDELNAKKPKSSFRGVYRCLWPSCGKVLTSSVGMKRHIRVLHLGGSDQSQREEDFYYTKISCETVDCSSAPAPSQQALGQASSSHLSWASCSSPPASEPQIPPAHRPRSNSSSGPVLSRPSPLSQSAPSSFWQIHTEHLYQACSPVQVSVASRSAGCQAAWTPSTSISNTPMVKPRCRSVSVGEQWLQQNRLQPMSASPSRTHCSFRKGRGEAKKCRKVYGVERKDQWCTACRWKKACQRFPD; this is translated from the exons ATGGCAGCTATGGGACCTGAGGACAGAGCTGGATCAGAGCCGGGCGGGACGGCTGTCTGCCTGTCGGGACCGCGGGCCTGCGTCTCTACGACGACGCACAACGGGCCAGACGGGCGGCAGCAGACTGTG GTGTATGCAGGGAGCTGTGTCCGGGCTCACGCAGCATTCATGGAGAGCGGGCATCACAAGAACAAGACGTCAGTTCACCTGCCGCAAGGGGTCCAAACTGTGGGACCCACAATGCACCTCGGCAACGCATCTGCTACCAGAGAGGCACCGTACAG CTTCCGCAGCCCAGAGTCGGTGGAGATGGATGAGATCATGGCAGCCATGGTTCTGACCAGCCTGTCCTGCAGCCCCGTGGTCCAGAGTCCTCCACAAACTGATCCTGGACCAG CCGGCTCGTCGTCACCGGCCGACATGGAGTGTGGCGGCGGCGAGCTGTCCgacagcggcagcagcggctACTGGAGCTGGGACCACGGCAACGTGAGCCCCGCCCCCTCGCCGTCCGTCACTGAGCTGGACAGCAGTCCTGATGAAGGCCTGCACATGGAACTGGAGCAGGGAGACGAGCTTAATGCCAAAAAGCcaaag agctcGTTCAGAGGTGTGTACAGGTGTCTCTGGCCCAGCTGTGGCAAGGTGCTGACGTCCTCCGTTGGAATGAAAAGACACATCCGTGTGCTGCATCTGGG cggGTCGGATCAGTCCCAGAGAGAAGAGGACTTCTACTACACCAAGATCTCCTGTGAGACGGTGGACTGCAGCTCCGCTCCAGCTCCCTCCCAGCAGGCTCTGGGCCAGGCCTCGTCCTCTCATCTCAGCTGGGCCTCCTGCAGTTCTCCTCCGGCCTCGGAGCCCCAGATCCCTCCGGCTCACAGGCCCAGGTCCAACTCCAGCTCCGGGCCCGTCCTGAGCAGGCCCAGTCCGCTCAGCCAGTCGGCACCCAGCAGCTTCTGGCAGATCCATACAGAGCACCTCTATCAG GCCTGTAGCCCCGTCCAGGTATCTGTGGCCTCCAGGAGCGCCGGCTGCCAGGCGGCTTGgaccccctccacctccatctctaACACTCCG ATGGTGAAACCTCGCTGCCGGTCCGTCAGTGTGGGTGAACAGTGGCTCCAACAGAACCGGCTACAGCCCATGAGCGCGTCGCCCTCCCGCACTCACTGTTCCTTCAG GAAGGGTCGCGGCGAGGCCAAGAAGTGCCGCAAGGTTTACGGAGTGGAGCGCAAGGATCAGTGGTGCACCGCCTGCCGCTGGAAAAAAGCCTGCCAACGCTTCCCcgactaa